The Salvelinus fontinalis isolate EN_2023a chromosome 34, ASM2944872v1, whole genome shotgun sequence region CTAAAACAGAgcactttttttatttattttacccttaTTAAGCTAttcaggtcagttaagaacaaattcgtatttataatgacggcctaggaacagtgggttaactgtcttgctcaggggcagaacgacagatgtttactttgtcagctcagggattcgatctagcaacctttcagttactggcccaatgctctaaccactaggctacctgctgcccagcATGATTAAAACCCTTTGCTTGATACTGTTATCTATAATAAAAGTCAACATTAGAATCCAGTTTACTTTTAATAACCACCGCCAATTTATCTAAAGAGCTCTAGTGCGCCTAAAGTCGTTTTTCATGGCTTTGTTGCCGTTATATCAGTTCTAGCGTGTCTCAATAATGAccaatctacactgaacaaaaatctaaatgcaacatgtaaagtgttggtcctatgtttcatgaactgaaataaaaaaatcccagaaatgttccatttgcacaaaaaaacgtatttctctcaaatgttgtgcacaaatgtgtttatttccctgttagtgagcatttttccttcaccaagataatccatccacctgacaggtgtggcatatcaagaagctgattaaacagcatgatcattacacaggtgcaccttgtgctgggggacaataaaaggccactttaaaatgtgcagtgccacagatgtctcatgttttgagggagcatgcaatttgcACGATGacaacaggaatgtccaccagagctgttgccagagaaccgaatgttcatttctctaccataaactgcctccaacaaTTTGAGAAATTGAAAGCGAATGACAAGTGACTATTGCTGGTTCGACAATTTAATGCGCTCAAATACTTTGAATCACGTTTGAATCACGTTTGCTTACAGTTCTATATGTACTGTTTAAGACATGTTTCTTTTTGATCAACGATGAGGTTCTGCTCGCTTAAAGTCACACTCGCAAGCTCTCAAGTTTAATTTGACTGGCCTGTGTACTCGCGGGACCGCTCCTCCGCTCAACTATTTTCTTCTCTCTCGACTCACAATGCAgagggctccgtatagctcctccttgacatgattggttgactgtAGGTAGAGGCGGAGGTCCAGTataaaacacaaactcacttccttggcaacttccttcacaacagctctgctttGCAAAACAAAGGAGTATGAAAACCCTGACGACTGCGGAGGCTGCATGGGGCAGTGCGGAGCCTTTTACCCACTAATGCCAGACagcctaaaataatgaaagaaaaaccttAATGTAGCCTATAGTTATTAATTGCTCAAGAATTATACATTCATTGATTTTTAAATGTCTTGTTTTCTCTTTCAACCTGCCGCCAACCACACTGTAAATCCTTATGCTTTACTAGCACAAATATATTGAGTAGACTGAACTTAAATATTTCCAAATGtttgacacactcaaacacttTAAGTGCTActgtctgtttatcatatatgcatagtcactttaactatacattcatgtacatactacctcaattgggccgaccaaccagtgctctcgcacattggctaacagggctatctgcattgtgtcccacccaccacccagccaacccctcttttacgctactgctactctctgttcatcatatatgcatagtcactttaaccacacctacatgcacatactacctcaatcagcctgactaactggtgtctgtatgtagcctcgcaaCTTCTATatcctcactactgtatatagcctgtctttttactgttgttttagtTCTTTATCTACCTAttattcacctaataccttttttgcactattagtTAGAGCCTgaacgtaagcatttcactgtaacctgttgtattcagcgcacgtgacaaataaactttgatttgatttgactcaaAATTTGATGAGAAGTCATGTGAACTTTACATTTTCAAGTTGACCTAAACAAGTACACACTTTTAAGTATTTATAACATATTATTTTTAAGTGAGTAGCTTAGTTGTATAAGTGAATATAACAAAACACAGCTTGCACATTGAATATTTATTTGCTTGTAGATGCAACTTAAACGCAATTGTCACAAAACAAAACGTGATTTTTACAAGTTAGCATAACATTTGTTTTACTTTAAGTACCTTGAACTCAAATGATTTCACTTTCTCACACAAAGAAATTGTTTGAAACAACAGTTAAGTAATTTTGCACACAAACGTAATTAGTGCAATTTACATAAAAAATATACTTTTATTTTGTTACATGTGATATTTAGTTGGCATTTGTAACATTATAATTTTGTGTTCAAATCAGGTAAACATATTGTGTGTTTACAACTTACCTTTAAATTGTCAACCTTGAATTATATACATTTGTTTAGCTGACTTCGCAAAAAAAGTATTATCACCTTGCTAAATGTAAGTACTTATGTAGCACTCAAATATTATAAGCTACTTTGAAATTAGAGCAACTTTTTTTGTGTTGACTTCAATGTAAAATATTGTATGTCTTCAACTTACAACCTATTTATCTAATATGACTTTCAGGTTTTCGTCCAGCTGGCTTTGCAGTAAAAATAGGCAAATTTAAGTGATATTTTTTTACTTCGATATTCACCgaattttgttacattataatTTCATGGCGAAATACGCAGCCTAGATACGTCATGCCATGCAGCGGCtacgcaggggtgtcaaactcattccacggagggccttgtgtctgcaggtttttggtttttcctttcaataaagccctagacaaccaggtgtggggagttcctaactaattagtgatgttaattcatcaatcaagtacaagggaggaacgaaaacccgcagacactcggccctccgtggaatgagtttgacacctgtggaatAGAGTAACTAAAGTAATTAATTAGAGTGATACAACATGAATGATTTAAGTTATTAATCAAGTGATATTAACATATACAATAGTAATATTACTTGGAATTGTAAGTAAGTTGTGCAAAAGTTACACAGTTTGGATACTTAAACAATTGAATTCACAGTGACATGATAGAACCAAGTTAAGTTACAAGTTGTTATGGCTTTAATGTTTTGAGTACAAACAGAACTTTACAACAAGTTATTGTAGGGAGTAAAAGCAAGTTAATGGACAGACATCTTTTAAGTATTCTGTACTCAAAAAAATATACTTCAACATGTTGCCCAGACTACAAATTTGTAATAGATGTAGCTCAAACTACTATGTTTAGGTAACTCTGAAATTACCATTAGTGGACAAAAAGTATTTAAGTGTGTTACACTACTAATCTACTTCATTAGCAAACTATGTTGAGCACAATGTACTTAAAATATTCCTCTACTTACTAAAACGTTTTGTGTTTAATCAACTTTAAATTGTGGCCCATTTGGGATCATGAGACACTTAGAGCTGGCTTTACTCAAACTATAACGTTGTAAGTAACTGTACTCTAGAATCCAAGTGCAGTGGGTTTCCACAAAACTGTAGAGTAATGATAACTAATAAGGGTTTACAGTGCAGCCGCCCTTAATTCACACAATAGTCCGTGACCCTAAACCATCCGTTCCCCATCGGTCAATGCCCATCTCTATATTGCCTAAATATTGATGTTATGGATTTTGTGGTGGAACTTTCCCCCAAAATTGCTACCCCCCAATCCTAACACTAATGTTGTTTGTACAAATACGAATAGAGCAGCTTGTTTCGATGTCTTTATTTTCAATCAGGCAGGGATGTCAGAACATAATCACTTGTCTGGGGTGCATTTAGAAGTACCGACTGCCCATTGCGGCTACAACCACTTTCATGAACTTCTGCCAGGTTGCTTGGATTTCAGGAGTGAAAGCAGCTCCGAACTTGGCGGCAATGACAATTGTGAGGACGTCAGCCAACACCTGTGGACAAAAGACAAAAGAGGAATATGTTAAATTAGACTGCTGTTTTTGTTTTACCTTTGTAATTAGACGTGTAGCCTAAAACATATTGCGCGAGACAGAAGGCATACCCTGAAATTTTCAGGGTCGACGAAGAGTTTGTTGGCGTGGGTCTCGCTCAGTGACTTGTATGTGGCCAAGATGTTGCCCATGTTCTTCACAGCTTTATCCAGAGCTCCACACACGACCTTGCCGTGAGCAGCAACTTTGGGGTTGCCCATGATTGCTGCGGGAGTGGACACATCTCCGAAAGAGCCGAAATAACGCTGAGTCCAGGGGTAGACGATCAGGACTCTGTCATTGCAAGAATACCGAAATATGTGGATTATTTTCAAATCTATTTCAATTATATGCCTAGTTAATAATCTAATATGCGCCATTCAAACTTAATATCAACTCAATATTAATAGTAATGATAAGATAACAGGACAGGTATAATATTGTTATAATTACTCATGA contains the following coding sequences:
- the LOC129833107 gene encoding hemoglobin subunit beta-1-like, which produces MADWTDAEKSTISAVWGKVDVNEVGPLALARVLIVYPWTQRYFGSFGDVSTPAAIMGNPKVAAHGKVVCGALDKAVKNMGNILATYKSLSETHANKLFVDPENFRVLADVLTIVIAAKFGAAFTPEIQATWQKFMKVVVAAMGSRYF